The segment CCCGGCGCCGCCGCCAGCACGACGTCGCTCGCGCCGGCGGGCGCCGACAGCTCGGCGACGTCCGTCAGCTCGAGCGCCTGCAGATCGGAGAGGCCGGTGAGCATCGGGTGCGCGTCGTCCCAGTCGACGACCGCGGCGCTCGGGTGCCGCCGCACCGTCGCGCAGGGCGCGGCACCCTTCGGCGGCGCGATCGCGAGCAACGGTCCTGCGTCCACCGGCGGCGCCTCGATCCGGTCGAGCACGAGCGTCGCGCCGGCCTGTAGCTTCGTCGCGTCCAGCGCCGCGGACGGAACCACCTCGACGCGGCCGCGCGGCACCGCCGCAACGAGGGTGCGCAGCGTGCGCACCACGCTCGCATCGTCGCTTGCCACCACCAGATCGAGCGGCGTCGCGGCGGGGACCCATCCCAAGGCGCGATCGTCGGCACCGAGCGCGTCGTGGTCCTCCAGCGCCACGGTGAGGAGGCCCGTGGCGGGCGGCGCGGCCAGCGCGACCGACACGACGCCGTGCGCGGGCAGGTCGACGGCGCGACGCGTCCACGCGCGATCCTCGATGCGCGCGACGAGCCGTGCACGTCGCGCCGCATGGCTGGCGTTGCGGACCTCGACCACGGCGACGGCCGCGGCCGGATCGCCGAACGGCGGGGCGTCGACGCGAAGACCCGTCAGACCGACGTTGTCGTCGGTGCGCCCGATCGCGACGTAGTCGATGCGCGCGAGCGCGCCGGGCGCGATCCCGCTCCGGTCGCGCGTCACGTCGGTGAGGAGGATCACGCGCGCCGGCGCGTGCGCCGCCGCGCTCGCCAGCGCGAGGTCGACGGCCGGGGCGAGGCTCGTGCCGACGTCGAGGGCGTCGAGCGTCTCGAGCGCCCCCAGCGCGACGCCCCGGTCCGCCGTCCACCGCAGGGCCACGCTCGGTCGCGCGCCCGCCGCGATCAGCATCACCTCGAGGCCCGGGTCGAGCGCGTCGACGAGCGCGCGCAGGCGCCCGCGTGCGATGTCGATGCGCGAGCCAGCCGGCTCCCGCGTCTGCATGCTGGCGGAGAGGTCGACCACCGCCACCAGCGCGCGACCGCCGGCCGGCGCTCCGGCGAGCGGCAGGTAGGGCCGCATGAGCGCGAGGGCCAGGACGAGCAGGAGCGCCGCCTGGATCAGGAAGAGGAGATCCGGCAGGAAGCGGCGCCGCTCGATCGACTGGGCGGGAAGTCGGCGCCAGAGCCGCAGCGAGCTCACGGCGACGGTCCGCTGACGCCGTGCGAGCAGATGGAGCGCGACCAGGACCGCGAGCGCGACGAGACCCAAGGCGCCGGCGGGCTCCGCGAGGCCGATCATCGCCGGCGCACGATCCCGAGCCGCACGAGCTCGCCGCTGACGGCTTCGAGCGCGGGCGTGCCGGCGACGATGCGCGCGTAGGCGGCGCCGGTACGCTCCGCGACGGCGCGAAGCGCCGTCAGGTGCTCCTCCAGGATGCCGGCGTAGCGCGCGCGGAGCGCGCGGGTGAGGCGCATCGGATGCGTCTCGCCCGACTCGACGTCGCGCAGGACGCCGCTCGAGAACTCGCGCGACGGGTCGAGCTCGCCGGGGCCGACGACGTGCAGCAGGACCACGTCGTAGCGGCGGGCGCGCAGCGCGAGGATGCCGGCGACGAGCTCGTCGGGCTCGCCGGTGAAGTCCGAGAGCACGATCGCGATGCCCGGGCGCGGCTGCGTTCGCGCGTAGGCGGCCAGCGCGGCGCCGACCGCGACGGTGCCGCCGGGCGTCACGGCCGCGAGCAGCGTGCGAAGGCGCATGAGCATCCCGCGGCCGCGAAGCGTCGGACCGAGGCGCGCGCCCGGCGCGCCGCCGAGGGGCGCCACGCGAACCGAGTCGCCCGTGGCGAGCGCGATCGCGCCCAGCGTCTCGGCGAGCGCCGATGCCGTCGCGAGCTTGCGATCGCGCGCGGGCACCCCCATCGAGGCGCTCGCGTCGAGCAGGAGGTGGACCGCGGCCGCGCGCTCGGCCGTGAAGCGACGCACGACGAGCTGGTCGAGACGTCCGAACGCGTTCCAGTCGAGGTGCCGGAGGTCGTCGCCCGGCGCGTAGGATCGATGGCCGCCGATCTCGATCCCCTCGGTTCCGGTGCGTCCGGGCACGCGGTGCTCGCCCGAGCGCACACCCATGCCGCGGCGCACGCGAAGCGCGAGGCGAAGCCGCATCCTCGTGTCCTAGGCCGCCCGCAGCCGCCGCGCCGCCGCCAGGACCTCGTCGACGATGCGCTCCGCGTCGACGCCGCCGGCTTCGGCGGCGAAGTTGAGGACGAGGCGATGGCGCAGCGCCTCGCGCGCCATGCGATCGACGTCCTCGATCGCGACGTGCGGCCGGTCGTCGAGGAGGGCGAGGACCTTGGCGCCGAGCACCAGCGCCTGCGCGGCGCGCGGGCTCGCGCCGAAGGCGACGTACCTCGTGACCGCGTCGACGTCGCCTCCGCTCGCCGGCACCGTGAGATGGACGAGCCGCGCCACGTACCGCTCGACGTGCGGCGCCACCAGCACCTCGCGCACGAGGCGCTTGTGCGCTTCGACGCGCGCCGGCGCCTCGTCCGGGTCGAGGACGCGCTGCACCGCCGGTAGATCCGCCTGCGTGGTCGCGGCGACGATCCGCTCCAGCTCCTCCTGCGACGGGTAGTCGAGGCGCACTTTGAACAGGAAGCGATCGAGCTGCGCCTCGGGGAGCTGATACGTGCCCTCCATCTCGATCGGGTTCAGGGTCGCGAGCACGAAGAACGGCGCCGCCAGGGGATAGGTGGTCCCGGCGACCGTGACCTGTTGCTCGGCCATGGCTTCCAGGAGCGACGACTGCGTCTTCGGCGTGGCGCGGTTCACCTCGTCGGCGAGCACGACGTGCGCGAACACGGGCCCGGGAACGAAGGTGAACTCGCGCCGGCCGTCGGCGTTCTCGCTCACGATGCGGGTACCCGTCACGTCGGCCGGCATCAGGTCGACGGTGAACTGGATGCGGCTGAACGAGAGCCCCAGCGCCTGCGCCAGCGATCGCACGATGAGCGTCTTCCCGGTTCCGGGGACGCCCTCGATGAGCACGTGCCCGCCGGCGAAGAAGGCGGTCATGATGGTTTCGATCGCCGCGTCGTGTCCGACGACGACGCGACCGATCTCGGCACGCACGGCGGCGAACGTCTCCCGGAAGTCGCGCATCGCGCGCGCGGCATCGAGACTGGTGGTCATGGCGTGTCTCCCTTCGGGGTCGCGTCGTGGGCGTAGAGGGAACGGACGATGCGCTCGTACGCGGGGCCGACGCTCATGCGATGCGCGGCGTCCTCGCGGCGCTGGCGCGCGGCGAGATCGGGTCGCTCGTCGGGCGACGCTTCCGGCGCCTCGCCCGACGGCGGTCGCGGCCCCGCGCCGCGCGTGTGGACGCGCGCCGCGAGGGCGAGCGCGAACGGATCGGCGGCGGTGTGGACTTCGTCCTGGGGCGATCCGAAGAGACGGTCGTCGGTGGCGTCCCCGGCACCGGACCCGGGGCCGGCGGTCGCGATCCCGTTGCCGCCGTCCTCGTCCGTAGCCGGTGGCTCGGCGCCCGCGTCGTTCGCGAGGCCCTGCTCGGCGGCGATCGCGGGCTCGCTCCCTGGGCGCCCTCCACGCGTCGCGAGACGCGCATCCGGCTGGCGCCCGGTCCGTCCCGCCGCGCGCCGGCGCGTCTCTTCGGCGCGCGCCAGCTCGTCGCGCACGCGGTCCCACGCCTCGCCCCAGAGCGAACGGCGGATCCGCTCCTGGGCGATCGTGGGCCACGACGTGGCGTTGGCGCCGTCGCCGCCGCCGATGGCGCGCGTCGCGTGGCCGTCGTGCACGCCGTCGCCGCCGCGGATGCCTCCGTCGCGTCCCACGACGAGGCGGTCGCCGCGCGTCGCGAGGCCGCGCGTGTCGGCGGCGACGAGCGGAGTGTCGGCGACGACGATCTCGGGTGGGGCGGGGAGGAGGCGCGGCGCGATCGCGACGACGAGGGCCAGCACGGCGAGTCCTGCGACGGCGGCACAGCACGACGCGACCGGGATCACCGCCGGAACGACGCGCTCGGGCGTCCAGTTCCGGAGCAGGAACCGGTTCCGCACGGCGAGCAGATCGCGCAGCGGGCTCGGCGTGCGGACGCCGACGAGCGTCGCGAGGGCCCCGCGCAGCCCCGCCGTGTCGTCGATCCACACGACCGCCCGCTCGCGTGAAAGGCGCCGCCGCCACCCCAACCGGATCGCGACCACGAGCGTCACGAGGAGCCCGACGGCCGCCGCGCCCGCGACGGCGATGAACGCGAGCGTGCCGCCGCGGAGCGCGGCCAGGACGGCGAGCGCGGCGCCGGTGCCGGCGGCGGCGACCACCGGATGGACGATCCGCTGCACCTCGCGAGCGGTGCGGCGCCAGCGCACGCGCCGGAGCTGGTCGAGGATCTGGGGATCGACCCCCACCGCACCCGCGCTCGCTCGGGCTCTTCGCATGCCGCCTCGTGCTCGCGCGACGATAGTGAAAGCCGCACGCACAGGTCAACGGCGGCGTGTGCCGTTTGACGCTCCCCGCGCGCGACTGGTAACGCCGGGCCGAGCCATGACAGCATCCTCGTCGCGTCGCGGCGCGCTCTCGGGCGTGCGCGTGCTCGATTTCTCCCACCAGGCCGCCGGTCCGTGGGCCACCTCGCTGCTCGGCGACATGGGCGCGGACGTGATCAAGATCGAGAAGCCCGGCCGCGGCGATTCGATCCGCTACGCCGATCGCTCGGGCCGCCTTCCGCCCGAGATCGGCGGGCTCAACTTCCAGGGCCTCAACCGCAACAAGCGCGGCATCACGATCGACATCGGCACGCCGCAGGGCGTGGCGCTCGTGCAGCGGCTCGCAAAGGACGCGGACGTCGTGGTCGAGAACTTCCGGCCCGGCGTGATGGATCGCCACGAGATCGGCTATCAGCACCTCCGCAAGATCAATCCGCGCATCATCTATTGCTCGATCACCGCCTTCGGCCCACGCGGTCCGCTCGCGCAGAAACCGGGCATGGACCTCATCATCCAGGCGACGGGCGCGCTCATGGGCCACACGGGCGAGGAGGGTGGTCCGCCCATCAAGTCGGCGCCGCCGGTCGCCGACATCAACACCGGCATCTACGCCGCCTACGGCATCTGCGGCGCGCTCTTCGAGCGGGAGCGATCGGGCGAGGGCCAGCACGTCGAGGTGGCGATGCTGGACGCCGTGCTGTCGCTCTTCGCCGACAACGCGGCCAACGTCCTCACGGAGGGCGTCAAGTTCGGGAAGTTCGGCAGCGGGCATCCCGACCTGGTCCCGTATCAGGCGTTTCCTGCGAGCGACGGCTACTTCATCGTCGCGTGCCTCACGAACGCGTTCTACAAGCGCCTGGCCGCGGCGCTCGGCCGCGACGACCTGCTGAACGATCCCCGCTTCGCGACGAACCCCTCGCGCGTGAAGCACCGCGACTACGTCGTCGGCGTGCTCTCGGAGATCTTCGAGCAGAACACGTGCGACCACTGGATCCGGCTCCTCGAGAAGAACGACATCCCGACCTGCCGCGTGAACCGGCTGGAGGACGTGCTCCACTCCGAGCAGATCAAGGAGAACGGGCTGGTCGTCGAGCGCCAGGACGAGAAGCGCGGGCGCATCTCGATCCTGGGGCCGCCGGTCCATCTCTCGCGCACGCAGACGACGTTCGAGCGCCTCGCCCCGGCGATCGGCGAGCACACCGACGAGGTCCTGCGCGAGTTCGGGCTCAGCGCCGCGGAGATCGCCGACCTCCACGCCGCGAAGGTCGTCTAACCGATTCCGAGCTGGGCGAGGAGCCCGGCGAAGTCGG is part of the Candidatus Eisenbacteria bacterium genome and harbors:
- a CDS encoding VWA domain-containing protein, producing MIGLAEPAGALGLVALAVLVALHLLARRQRTVAVSSLRLWRRLPAQSIERRRFLPDLLFLIQAALLLVLALALMRPYLPLAGAPAGGRALVAVVDLSASMQTREPAGSRIDIARGRLRALVDALDPGLEVMLIAAGARPSVALRWTADRGVALGALETLDALDVGTSLAPAVDLALASAAAHAPARVILLTDVTRDRSGIAPGALARIDYVAIGRTDDNVGLTGLRVDAPPFGDPAAAVAVVEVRNASHAARRARLVARIEDRAWTRRAVDLPAHGVVSVALAAPPATGLLTVALEDHDALGADDRALGWVPAATPLDLVVASDDASVVRTLRTLVAAVPRGRVEVVPSAALDATKLQAGATLVLDRIEAPPVDAGPLLAIAPPKGAAPCATVRRHPSAAVVDWDDAHPMLTGLSDLQALELTDVAELSAPAGASDVVLAAAPGATFPLLVAGETNGHRIACLGARLGAPDDLPLLLLVLGTLRWLAEPPGLVPITLPTGTPIPDGGEPAVAERVGATTIDTAAGPRVVIANLFDADESDVGRDEEGEWPATVALPATPGGEGRTDLTWWPILLGTLLAIVEWGVWAFA
- a CDS encoding DUF58 domain-containing protein, whose translation is MRLRLALRVRRGMGVRSGEHRVPGRTGTEGIEIGGHRSYAPGDDLRHLDWNAFGRLDQLVVRRFTAERAAAVHLLLDASASMGVPARDRKLATASALAETLGAIALATGDSVRVAPLGGAPGARLGPTLRGRGMLMRLRTLLAAVTPGGTVAVGAALAAYARTQPRPGIAIVLSDFTGEPDELVAGILALRARRYDVVLLHVVGPGELDPSREFSSGVLRDVESGETHPMRLTRALRARYAGILEEHLTALRAVAERTGAAYARIVAGTPALEAVSGELVRLGIVRRR
- a CDS encoding MoxR family ATPase — its product is MTTSLDAARAMRDFRETFAAVRAEIGRVVVGHDAAIETIMTAFFAGGHVLIEGVPGTGKTLIVRSLAQALGLSFSRIQFTVDLMPADVTGTRIVSENADGRREFTFVPGPVFAHVVLADEVNRATPKTQSSLLEAMAEQQVTVAGTTYPLAAPFFVLATLNPIEMEGTYQLPEAQLDRFLFKVRLDYPSQEELERIVAATTQADLPAVQRVLDPDEAPARVEAHKRLVREVLVAPHVERYVARLVHLTVPASGGDVDAVTRYVAFGASPRAAQALVLGAKVLALLDDRPHVAIEDVDRMAREALRHRLVLNFAAEAGGVDAERIVDEVLAAARRLRAA
- a CDS encoding CaiB/BaiF CoA-transferase family protein produces the protein MTASSSRRGALSGVRVLDFSHQAAGPWATSLLGDMGADVIKIEKPGRGDSIRYADRSGRLPPEIGGLNFQGLNRNKRGITIDIGTPQGVALVQRLAKDADVVVENFRPGVMDRHEIGYQHLRKINPRIIYCSITAFGPRGPLAQKPGMDLIIQATGALMGHTGEEGGPPIKSAPPVADINTGIYAAYGICGALFERERSGEGQHVEVAMLDAVLSLFADNAANVLTEGVKFGKFGSGHPDLVPYQAFPASDGYFIVACLTNAFYKRLAAALGRDDLLNDPRFATNPSRVKHRDYVVGVLSEIFEQNTCDHWIRLLEKNDIPTCRVNRLEDVLHSEQIKENGLVVERQDEKRGRISILGPPVHLSRTQTTFERLAPAIGEHTDEVLREFGLSAAEIADLHAAKVV